Proteins co-encoded in one Spirosoma endbachense genomic window:
- a CDS encoding YybH family protein yields the protein MKSFLWIIIGSLFFTACTSDAVNIQDLNRQFIDAWNTKNADKIAGFLAEDVDFVQGNTHFKGKSEVAKKWVQETLPTLSDLKTNVVSSGTDKKTAYEAGTFSVDVLPASPDLPHGIGEGNFILLWKKGEDGTWKLSYAQLEDMPVQAKN from the coding sequence ATGAAATCATTCCTTTGGATTATAATTGGTTCTCTATTTTTTACGGCCTGTACGAGTGATGCCGTAAATATTCAGGACCTCAATCGCCAATTTATCGACGCCTGGAACACGAAAAATGCGGACAAAATAGCTGGGTTTCTTGCCGAAGATGTGGACTTCGTACAAGGAAATACGCATTTTAAGGGTAAATCTGAAGTGGCGAAGAAGTGGGTTCAGGAAACACTGCCGACGCTGTCTGATTTGAAAACCAATGTAGTAAGTTCGGGTACAGATAAGAAAACTGCTTATGAAGCCGGTACATTTTCGGTTGATGTTTTACCTGCCAGTCCAGATCTGCCGCATGGTATTGGCGAAGGAAATTTTATCCTGCTCTGGAAAAAAGGGGAGGATGGAACCTGGAAGCTAAGTTACGCGCAACTGGAAGACATGCCCGTGCAGGCTAAAAATTAG
- a CDS encoding kinetochore Spc7 family protein, producing the protein MTPEKRLNQLEPIVADIAQKQDRMIGQMGAIADEIAIVKLDVAEVKTDIAELKTDVVGLKTDLAEVKSDVADLKTDVAVLKTDVAELKTDMAGVKTDVAELKTDMAGVKSDIADLKTDVLRIERKADKTASGLANLTVEVRQGFEHFNGRLTTIEGDVSILKGDVSEIKLTQHVILKLLQERLG; encoded by the coding sequence ATGACACCGGAAAAACGCCTTAACCAACTAGAACCTATAGTAGCTGATATCGCCCAGAAACAAGATCGAATGATCGGACAAATGGGTGCTATAGCCGATGAAATTGCTATTGTCAAATTGGACGTAGCAGAAGTCAAGACTGATATAGCAGAGCTCAAAACCGATGTGGTGGGTCTTAAGACTGATTTGGCCGAAGTCAAGTCAGATGTAGCGGACCTTAAAACCGACGTAGCAGTACTTAAAACAGATGTAGCGGAGCTCAAGACTGATATGGCCGGGGTTAAAACAGATGTAGCGGAGCTCAAGACTGATATGGCCGGGGTTAAATCGGACATTGCGGATCTTAAAACGGATGTGCTTCGCATAGAACGAAAAGCAGACAAAACTGCCTCTGGCCTGGCAAATCTGACAGTTGAAGTCCGCCAGGGCTTCGAACATTTTAATGGTCGGCTTACTACTATCGAAGGAGATGTCTCAATCCTGAAAGGCGACGTATCAGAAATAAAACTGACTCAGCATGTCATTTTAAAATTACTACAAGAGCGGCTGGGTTAG
- a CDS encoding NUDIX hydrolase produces MIVFINDRPIRLVGPKATSQLTSSLKQEAFGDYDRIVDARLDVLKADVFQGHLLVLNTTPATVEKILALLQKAKSDHLLSITLGCLDKSACEDAIKKPFRIIKAAGGVVFKGDKMLLMFRRGVWDLPKGKLDDGESSRQGAAREVEEETGVRVSLGERICTTWHTYALNGNRILKRTKWYRMAVVDDKRMAPQGDEGIEKLAWLDQRQTKLALTNSFSSIRFVIDTVNQSVDQSMDN; encoded by the coding sequence ATGATTGTTTTCATTAACGACCGCCCAATCCGGCTCGTTGGCCCAAAAGCCACATCACAACTTACCAGCTCGTTGAAACAGGAAGCTTTCGGCGATTACGATCGTATCGTTGACGCTCGCCTGGATGTGCTGAAAGCGGATGTGTTTCAGGGTCATCTTCTGGTGCTTAATACAACCCCAGCCACGGTTGAGAAAATTCTTGCCTTGCTACAGAAAGCAAAGTCGGACCATCTTTTGTCGATAACGCTTGGATGCCTTGACAAAAGCGCCTGTGAAGACGCGATAAAGAAACCCTTCAGGATCATTAAAGCCGCTGGTGGCGTTGTTTTTAAAGGTGATAAAATGCTGTTGATGTTTCGGCGGGGTGTCTGGGATTTGCCGAAGGGTAAATTAGATGATGGCGAATCATCGCGTCAGGGCGCGGCCCGTGAGGTTGAAGAAGAAACGGGGGTTCGCGTATCGCTGGGTGAACGTATCTGTACCACCTGGCATACCTATGCCTTAAATGGTAACCGGATTCTGAAACGCACGAAATGGTATCGAATGGCCGTAGTTGACGATAAACGAATGGCTCCGCAGGGAGATGAAGGAATAGAAAAGCTTGCCTGGCTCGATCAGCGACAGACCAAGTTAGCGCTCACGAACTCATTCAGTTCTATTCGCTTTGTCATCGATACGGTCAACCAGTCTGTTGATCAATCAATGGACAACTAA
- a CDS encoding hemolysin family protein, which produces MEILIILLLTILNGVFSMSEIALVSSRKSKLETAAKNGDRRAQVALDLSNSPNRFLSTVQIGITLIGILLGIFSGDKLTDDVQNFVAQIEIIRPYAHSVAVALVLLFLTYLSLVFGELVPKRIGLSNPEGIAKTMAAPMILLSRLTSPFIALLTVSSDVLLKILNIKPNESAVTEEEIKSLIQEGTSGGAIEEIEQEIVQNVFQLGDRKITSLMTNRQEIVYLDLEDELAENKAKILDYKHSVYPLCNGSVDEVVGLIYTKDFLGKDLDVELTRLDEIKREALFVPENNRAYQVLERFRERKQYVGMIVDEYGGVLGVVTLNDILDVLVGDINDDTHSDYEIRTRDDGSYLIDAQLPFEDFVSYFSINITAQARRDLTGFDTLGGFALHILKDIPQTGESFVWQAFRFEIVDMDKSRIDKILVRKLAEE; this is translated from the coding sequence GTGGAAATCCTTATAATTTTATTGCTGACGATTCTGAATGGTGTGTTTTCCATGTCAGAAATCGCACTTGTTTCTTCCCGTAAATCCAAGCTGGAAACGGCGGCTAAAAACGGTGACCGCAGGGCACAGGTAGCCCTCGACCTGTCGAATTCTCCTAATCGGTTCCTGTCAACGGTTCAGATTGGCATTACGCTGATCGGTATTTTGCTTGGTATATTTTCGGGCGATAAGCTGACCGACGATGTTCAGAATTTTGTTGCCCAGATTGAAATCATTCGGCCTTATGCTCATTCAGTTGCCGTTGCGTTAGTACTATTATTTCTGACATACCTTTCGCTGGTATTTGGTGAGCTGGTTCCTAAACGCATTGGTTTGTCTAATCCTGAAGGCATTGCGAAAACAATGGCTGCGCCAATGATTTTACTGTCGCGATTGACTTCACCCTTTATTGCTTTGTTAACGGTTTCGAGTGATGTTCTGCTAAAAATTCTGAATATTAAACCGAATGAAAGTGCCGTAACGGAGGAGGAAATCAAAAGCTTAATTCAGGAAGGAACGTCAGGAGGGGCCATTGAAGAAATCGAGCAGGAAATCGTTCAGAATGTTTTTCAACTCGGTGACCGCAAAATTACGTCGTTGATGACGAACCGTCAGGAGATTGTTTACCTTGATCTGGAAGATGAACTCGCCGAAAACAAAGCTAAGATTTTGGACTATAAGCATTCTGTCTATCCGCTTTGTAACGGCAGTGTAGACGAAGTGGTCGGCCTGATTTACACCAAAGATTTTCTTGGTAAAGATCTGGACGTCGAACTGACAAGGCTGGATGAGATTAAGCGGGAAGCGTTATTTGTGCCAGAGAACAACCGGGCTTATCAGGTACTCGAGCGTTTCCGGGAGCGGAAGCAGTATGTAGGCATGATTGTCGATGAATATGGTGGCGTTTTGGGTGTTGTAACGCTGAATGATATTCTGGACGTTTTGGTGGGTGATATCAATGACGACACGCATTCGGACTACGAAATCCGAACCCGCGATGATGGGAGCTATCTAATTGATGCTCAGTTGCCATTTGAAGATTTTGTTTCATACTTTTCTATCAACATCACTGCTCAGGCCCGGCGTGATCTGACCGGTTTCGATACGTTGGGCGGGTTTGCGCTGCATATTCTAAAAGACATTCCTCAGACTGGTGAATCCTTTGTCTGGCAGGCTTTTCGATTCGAAATTGTTGATATGGATAAGAGTCGTATTGATAAGATACTTGTCCGTAAATTGGCGGAAGAATAG
- a CDS encoding PQQ-dependent sugar dehydrogenase — protein sequence MNNPFFTVACLITALAAGGSTGAAPTDAPPSRSTRSSSKAIVAADLKLPVGFSATIMAEGLGPTRHLVITKTGTIYVKLSKLKDGKGIYRLRDTDKDGVIDEQVGFGDYPGTGIYLKNGYLYTSSNTSIFRYKLDDKEEVINPDQPEKLVSGLMAHTRDLSKSIVVDNQDNIYVNVASDNDACRDAGTGKGLMPCPLLDSAAAIWQFKASRANQTYADGVRYATGLKNVVGLDWNQKTNSLFVMQHGRGQFHDFYPQYYTPKQSAELPAETMYEIHRGDDAGWPYIYYDHIQKKKILAPEYGGDGKKTGGEKTINPLMAFPAHLGPNGLLFYTGTAFPEKYRNGAFIAFHAQSAELHKGYMVAFVPFKNGKPSGNWEIFADNFAGTDLVKPTGPVQHRPCGLAQSADGSLYVTDDLNGTLFRIAYKGDATSTKKPASRTRE from the coding sequence ATGAATAACCCTTTTTTTACGGTTGCCTGCCTAATAACTGCGCTGGCTGCTGGTGGCAGTACTGGCGCTGCGCCGACCGATGCTCCTCCCTCCCGTTCAACTCGTAGTTCGTCAAAAGCAATTGTTGCCGCTGACCTGAAACTCCCGGTCGGCTTTTCAGCGACTATCATGGCAGAGGGTTTAGGACCAACGCGACACCTGGTCATCACGAAAACGGGAACTATATACGTAAAGCTGTCCAAATTAAAGGATGGCAAAGGTATTTATCGATTACGCGATACGGATAAAGATGGCGTCATCGACGAACAGGTCGGTTTTGGCGATTATCCAGGCACTGGTATTTACCTGAAAAATGGCTACCTCTACACGTCATCGAACACGAGCATTTTTCGGTACAAGCTCGATGATAAAGAAGAAGTTATCAACCCTGATCAACCCGAAAAGCTTGTGTCGGGTCTGATGGCACACACCAGGGATCTGTCAAAATCAATTGTCGTTGATAATCAGGATAATATTTATGTAAACGTGGCTTCTGATAATGACGCCTGCCGCGACGCAGGAACGGGCAAAGGTTTAATGCCCTGCCCACTGCTCGATTCGGCAGCGGCCATCTGGCAGTTCAAGGCGAGCCGGGCTAATCAAACGTATGCCGATGGTGTTCGCTATGCTACGGGTCTAAAAAACGTAGTTGGTCTTGACTGGAACCAGAAAACCAATTCTTTATTTGTTATGCAACACGGGCGGGGTCAGTTCCACGACTTTTATCCGCAATATTATACGCCTAAACAAAGTGCTGAGTTGCCTGCCGAAACCATGTATGAGATCCATCGGGGTGATGATGCTGGCTGGCCTTATATCTACTACGATCACATTCAGAAAAAGAAAATTCTGGCTCCCGAATATGGTGGTGACGGCAAAAAAACGGGCGGAGAAAAAACAATTAATCCGCTGATGGCTTTCCCGGCACACCTTGGCCCCAATGGTTTGCTGTTTTATACTGGAACAGCGTTTCCTGAAAAATACCGCAATGGTGCCTTCATTGCCTTCCATGCTCAATCGGCGGAGTTGCATAAAGGATATATGGTCGCCTTTGTACCATTCAAGAACGGAAAACCTTCTGGAAACTGGGAGATCTTCGCCGATAATTTTGCGGGAACCGACCTGGTTAAACCAACCGGCCCCGTTCAGCATCGTCCGTGTGGGCTGGCACAAAGCGCTGATGGCTCATTGTACGTAACAGATGATTTAAATGGAACGCTGTTTCGGATCGCTTATAAAGGGGACGCAACCAGCACAAAAAAGCCTGCTTCGCGCACCAGAGAATAA
- a CDS encoding YMGG-like glycine zipper-containing protein — protein MKTIHNKLTLILLATILGHSIHAQTRLGWAPQTTGAVVGAGVGAVAGAVINKRNPAVGGVVGGVIGGATGYVVGKQKKKRWSPQAKGTAIGAGVGGAAGAIINKRNRVVGGVIGGVVGGAAGYGVGKVIDNKNKREAAARAAAEREAIARAEAEREAAARVSEPANADLKPYVATNRTNGTTPAAPVVQPTALYSPKGSPSSYILRQGYLPNESFGDQSTAYGDSEYRRKSW, from the coding sequence ATGAAAACGATTCATAATAAACTAACCTTGATTTTACTGGCCACTATTCTGGGCCATTCGATCCATGCACAGACCCGATTGGGTTGGGCTCCACAAACAACAGGCGCTGTGGTAGGCGCTGGTGTAGGAGCGGTGGCTGGAGCCGTCATCAACAAGCGTAACCCAGCCGTAGGTGGGGTGGTTGGTGGCGTAATAGGTGGTGCTACCGGTTACGTAGTGGGTAAACAAAAGAAAAAACGCTGGAGCCCGCAGGCAAAAGGTACAGCCATTGGTGCTGGCGTTGGCGGAGCCGCAGGAGCCATCATCAACAAGCGTAACCGGGTAGTTGGTGGCGTAATTGGTGGTGTTGTCGGTGGTGCTGCTGGTTATGGAGTAGGAAAAGTTATAGATAACAAGAACAAGAGAGAAGCTGCTGCCAGAGCCGCTGCCGAACGCGAGGCAATTGCCCGCGCTGAAGCCGAACGCGAAGCCGCAGCCCGTGTTTCGGAACCTGCCAATGCAGATTTGAAGCCCTATGTAGCAACAAATCGGACGAATGGCACCACTCCGGCGGCACCTGTTGTCCAGCCAACGGCACTATATAGCCCTAAAGGATCACCATCTTCCTATATTCTGAGACAGGGCTATCTGCCTAATGAATCCTTCGGCGACCAGTCGACGGCCTATGGTGATTCAGAATACAGACGAAAAAGCTGGTAG
- a CDS encoding DEAD/DEAH box helicase: protein MPFSSLGLSKPLLKAVATQNYTKPYPIQQDAIPAILQGKDILGIAKTGSGKTASFVLPILELFLRRQLAKNSLVKVLVLVPTRELAVQVADVFQAFSEKIPRQVKTLAVYGGVSINPQMIALRDAEIVVATPGRLLDLIASNAVQLSAVEVLVLDEADKMLDLGFADEMNQVFDLLPTRRQTILFSATLGDAIETINKNLLRNPVKIEVVEEAENLDLIKQIAYRVDPERKGPLLRYLIKSGTMKQVLVFVSSTRTADNIVTKLTKNGIQAAAIHSGKTQGARTDALTKFKAGRLTVLVATDLISRGIDIQLLPHVINFELPRSPKDYIHRIGRTGRAESEGEAISLICPDDEHHFKIIQKKMGKRVEILETEELNLLGY, encoded by the coding sequence ATGCCTTTTTCATCACTCGGCTTGTCGAAGCCACTCCTGAAAGCAGTAGCAACCCAGAATTACACCAAACCCTATCCGATTCAGCAGGATGCCATACCCGCGATTCTGCAAGGCAAAGATATTCTTGGAATCGCTAAAACGGGGTCTGGAAAGACGGCAAGTTTCGTGTTGCCAATTCTGGAGCTTTTTCTGCGTCGGCAACTGGCCAAAAACAGCCTTGTTAAAGTTCTTGTTCTGGTGCCAACCCGCGAACTGGCTGTTCAGGTAGCCGATGTATTCCAGGCATTTAGTGAGAAAATTCCCCGACAGGTAAAAACGCTGGCTGTTTATGGGGGCGTATCCATTAATCCACAGATGATAGCGCTACGGGATGCCGAAATCGTGGTGGCAACTCCCGGTCGGTTGCTGGATCTGATCGCATCAAATGCCGTCCAGTTATCGGCCGTTGAGGTTCTTGTCCTCGACGAAGCCGATAAAATGCTTGATCTCGGTTTCGCTGACGAAATGAACCAGGTATTTGACCTGTTGCCAACCCGGCGGCAAACGATACTTTTTTCGGCCACATTGGGCGATGCTATCGAAACGATCAATAAAAACCTGCTGCGAAATCCAGTAAAAATTGAGGTTGTAGAAGAAGCTGAAAACCTGGATTTAATTAAGCAAATCGCCTATCGTGTCGATCCCGAACGAAAAGGGCCATTGTTGCGGTATTTGATTAAATCGGGAACTATGAAACAGGTATTGGTCTTTGTTTCTTCCACCCGAACGGCAGACAACATCGTTACCAAGCTAACCAAAAATGGCATTCAGGCGGCTGCCATCCATAGCGGAAAAACCCAGGGCGCCCGAACAGATGCCCTCACTAAATTCAAGGCGGGTCGATTGACAGTACTAGTAGCTACCGACCTTATTTCCAGAGGGATTGATATACAGTTATTGCCCCATGTGATCAACTTTGAATTACCCCGATCGCCCAAAGATTACATTCACCGAATTGGCCGGACGGGTCGCGCCGAATCGGAAGGAGAAGCGATTTCGCTGATCTGCCCGGACGACGAACATCACTTCAAAATCATTCAGAAAAAGATGGGCAAACGGGTCGAGATACTTGAAACCGAAGAACTGAATTTGCTGGGATATTGA
- a CDS encoding DUF2264 domain-containing protein, whose amino-acid sequence MKRRTFARLVAALPVSLNVEKENRVYTGSELITDTIGANDDDRAYWLRTLLKVADPVLTALAQNRLKAEMPVESAPGQQAGRIAVSHLEALGRTLAGIAPWLQLDTDDSPEGRSRQRYFDLTWKGIANAVNPQAVDYLNFTKGGQPLVDAAFLAHGLLRAPKLWAALNTAEQTNLVNALQASRSIKPGYNNWLLFSAMVEAALLKFTGSGDELRMDYAIRQHQAWYKGDGAYGDGPDFHWDYYNSYVIQPMLMDVVKTLVEAGKADKTLYETVLARAQRYASIQERLIGPDGSFAAFGRSLAYRCGAFQLLSQVSLQKNLPAELPAGQVRSALTAVMRRTMDATGTFDPKGWLQIGLCGHQPSIGETYISTGSLYLCSVAFLALGLPATDPFWTDPAADWTAKKIWSGQDVKTDHAIKG is encoded by the coding sequence ATGAAACGGCGGACGTTTGCCCGGCTGGTTGCTGCACTGCCAGTAAGTTTAAATGTAGAAAAAGAAAACCGAGTTTATACGGGTTCTGAACTGATAACCGATACGATAGGAGCGAATGACGATGATCGGGCCTACTGGCTGCGAACCCTGTTGAAAGTTGCTGATCCGGTGTTGACAGCCCTGGCACAGAACCGATTAAAAGCCGAGATGCCCGTCGAATCGGCGCCGGGCCAACAGGCTGGACGTATCGCTGTGTCGCATCTGGAAGCCTTAGGTCGAACGCTGGCAGGTATAGCCCCCTGGCTTCAGCTGGATACTGACGACTCGCCGGAAGGCAGATCGCGGCAGCGTTATTTTGACCTTACCTGGAAAGGTATTGCCAACGCCGTTAATCCGCAGGCCGTTGATTATCTGAACTTTACGAAAGGAGGCCAACCCTTAGTCGATGCGGCTTTTTTGGCGCATGGTTTACTACGAGCCCCTAAACTGTGGGCCGCCTTAAATACGGCTGAACAGACCAATCTTGTTAATGCCCTACAAGCGAGCAGATCAATTAAGCCAGGTTATAATAACTGGCTGTTGTTCAGTGCTATGGTAGAAGCCGCTTTGTTGAAGTTTACGGGATCGGGCGACGAATTGCGTATGGACTATGCAATTAGGCAGCACCAGGCGTGGTATAAAGGCGATGGCGCATATGGCGATGGACCCGACTTTCACTGGGATTATTATAACAGCTATGTCATTCAGCCAATGCTAATGGATGTTGTTAAAACATTGGTAGAAGCCGGAAAAGCAGATAAAACCTTGTATGAAACCGTATTGGCCCGTGCCCAGCGCTATGCTTCAATTCAGGAGCGATTAATTGGGCCTGATGGTTCATTTGCCGCTTTCGGGCGATCGCTGGCTTATCGGTGTGGCGCTTTTCAGTTATTGTCGCAGGTCAGTTTGCAAAAAAATCTTCCGGCCGAACTGCCAGCGGGTCAGGTACGATCTGCATTGACTGCCGTCATGCGCCGGACGATGGATGCTACCGGCACATTCGACCCCAAAGGATGGCTACAGATTGGTCTGTGTGGTCATCAGCCTTCGATTGGCGAAACCTATATTTCGACGGGGAGTTTGTATTTGTGCTCTGTTGCGTTTTTGGCGCTCGGTTTACCAGCCACCGACCCGTTCTGGACCGATCCGGCGGCCGATTGGACCGCGAAAAAAATATGGTCGGGGCAGGATGTGAAAACCGATCATGCGATAAAAGGATAA
- a CDS encoding ABC transporter ATP-binding protein: MNEEQKSGRIFDLAILRRLYSFVKPYQARFYLLICVILLSACLAPLAPLLIRFTIDNVISAGDYQQLTLMLAIMIGVLVAQAIVQFSNTYLSGWLGQYIIRDIRVQLYRKILQLRLKFFDNTPIGRLVTRSISDVETLADVFSEGMAAIAGDILQLVLIIGVMFYTDWRLAAISLSTIPLMLFSTYVFKEKIKKSFNEVRTAVANLNSFVQEHITGMNIVQIFGSEKIEAEKFRTINAEHRAANIRSIWYYSVYYPVADIISAVAVGLVVWYGAKQIINADITFGTVTAFVMFINLFFRPIRMLADRFNTLQMGIVSTDRIIKLLDSDEFTVNNGNYAPTAIRGEVEFNNVWFAYNNEDWVLRDISFRVNAGETVAFVGATGAGKSSIINLLSRFYDINKGEINIDGIDLHDYELGHLRRNIGVVLQDVFLFSDTIENNITLGDKRISREKMVEAAKLVGVHDFIERLPGGYAYNVMERGSTLSVGQRQLISFVRAMVQDPKIIVLDEATSSVDTETEEMIQNAIDKLMKGRTAIVIAHRLSTIQKAHNIIVVDKGRIVEQGNHEELLQREGFYANLYRMQYKEVV, translated from the coding sequence GTGAACGAAGAACAGAAAAGTGGTCGAATCTTCGACTTGGCCATTCTACGGCGGCTATACTCTTTTGTAAAGCCTTATCAAGCTCGCTTTTATCTGCTTATATGTGTCATTTTACTTTCGGCTTGTCTGGCTCCGCTGGCACCCCTGCTTATCCGTTTTACAATCGATAACGTTATTTCAGCGGGTGATTATCAGCAATTAACGCTGATGCTGGCCATTATGATTGGGGTGTTAGTGGCACAAGCCATTGTGCAATTTTCGAATACCTATCTGTCGGGCTGGCTTGGCCAATACATTATTCGCGACATCCGGGTGCAACTCTATCGGAAGATTCTTCAATTGCGGTTGAAGTTTTTCGATAACACCCCCATTGGTCGCCTGGTAACACGCTCCATTTCTGATGTTGAAACGCTGGCTGATGTTTTCAGTGAGGGCATGGCTGCCATTGCGGGAGATATTCTTCAATTGGTACTGATTATTGGGGTCATGTTTTATACCGACTGGCGTTTGGCAGCAATCAGCCTGTCTACAATACCATTGATGCTGTTCAGTACGTATGTCTTCAAGGAAAAAATCAAAAAATCGTTCAATGAAGTCCGGACTGCCGTTGCCAATCTGAACTCGTTTGTTCAGGAACACATCACCGGCATGAACATCGTCCAGATTTTTGGCAGCGAGAAGATTGAAGCGGAGAAATTCCGCACCATTAATGCTGAACACCGGGCCGCCAATATTCGCTCAATCTGGTATTATTCCGTTTATTACCCCGTTGCCGATATTATTTCGGCTGTTGCGGTTGGTCTGGTTGTCTGGTACGGAGCTAAACAAATCATAAACGCCGACATCACATTTGGGACCGTTACGGCCTTTGTGATGTTTATTAATCTGTTTTTCCGTCCGATCCGAATGCTGGCCGACCGTTTCAATACCCTACAGATGGGTATTGTCAGCACCGACCGGATCATTAAGCTTCTGGATAGTGATGAATTTACGGTCAATAATGGCAATTATGCCCCGACGGCCATTCGCGGAGAGGTTGAATTTAATAACGTCTGGTTTGCCTATAACAATGAGGACTGGGTATTACGCGACATCTCATTCCGGGTCAATGCTGGCGAAACCGTAGCCTTCGTTGGCGCAACGGGAGCCGGAAAATCGTCTATCATTAACCTGCTGAGTCGTTTTTACGATATTAATAAAGGTGAAATTAATATAGATGGCATCGATCTTCATGATTATGAACTCGGTCATTTACGCCGAAACATCGGTGTTGTTTTGCAGGACGTTTTCCTGTTTTCTGACACGATCGAGAATAACATTACACTCGGCGATAAACGCATTAGCCGCGAAAAAATGGTGGAAGCCGCTAAACTGGTTGGTGTTCACGACTTTATTGAGCGTCTGCCGGGGGGGTACGCCTATAATGTTATGGAACGGGGCTCTACGCTATCAGTCGGGCAGCGGCAGTTGATTTCATTCGTTCGGGCCATGGTTCAGGACCCCAAAATTATCGTTCTCGATGAAGCGACCTCTTCAGTAGATACCGAAACTGAAGAAATGATCCAAAACGCCATTGACAAACTGATGAAAGGCCGAACTGCTATCGTTATTGCCCACCGCTTGTCAACGATCCAAAAAGCGCATAATATTATTGTCGTAGACAAAGGACGGATTGTTGAACAGGGAAATCATGAAGAACTTCTTCAGCGTGAAGGGTTCTACGCGAATTTATATAGGATGCAATACAAGGAAGTAGTTTAA